The following proteins are encoded in a genomic region of Caldilineales bacterium:
- a CDS encoding serine hydroxymethyltransferase, which yields MTTKAPTEVHDPAILAQARAILDACPSAAAVQQAVLDAVKRNETWRGQQCLNLLAPEAPTSPAVRALLASEIGTRAAEGHIGSVQRWFAGTQYIDEVEALCVELLKQAFGCHYADHRLMGSMLGNMAVYQALTEPGDVIMSVAQPFGGHSSNRIDGPAGQRGLKIVDIPFDPVELTVDIDLFRRMAPLVRPKVVALGLSMTLFPLPVAAIAEVVQEWGGKVFFDGAHQAGLIAGGQFQNPLAEGADVLTGSAGKTFSGPQSGMILWNDPALTVPLTHAIFPVLAATHQVNRVAALAVAAAEMIGFGKVYMAQIVRNAQALAAALDARGVPILGKHKGYTATHQVIADVGQLGGGLEVAHLLARANIITNKNLLPTDRPEDWDRPSGLRMGAIELTRLGMKETQMEQVAGFIARVLIAKEPPNSVLEDVIEFRQAYQTLYYCFENGLP from the coding sequence ATGACCACAAAGGCACCCACCGAAGTCCACGATCCCGCCATCCTCGCCCAAGCGCGCGCTATCCTGGACGCCTGCCCATCGGCTGCGGCCGTGCAACAAGCCGTGCTGGACGCCGTCAAGCGCAACGAAACCTGGCGCGGACAGCAGTGCCTCAACCTGCTGGCCCCCGAAGCCCCCACCAGCCCGGCCGTCCGGGCGCTGCTGGCGTCCGAGATCGGCACACGCGCGGCCGAGGGGCACATCGGCTCGGTGCAACGTTGGTTCGCCGGCACCCAATACATCGACGAAGTCGAAGCCCTCTGCGTGGAACTGCTCAAGCAAGCCTTTGGCTGCCACTATGCCGATCACCGTTTGATGGGCAGCATGTTGGGCAATATGGCCGTCTACCAGGCCCTGACCGAACCGGGGGATGTGATCATGAGCGTGGCGCAGCCGTTTGGCGGCCATTCCAGCAATCGTATCGACGGCCCGGCCGGGCAGCGCGGGCTGAAGATCGTCGACATCCCCTTCGATCCCGTGGAGTTGACGGTCGATATCGATCTGTTCCGCCGTATGGCGCCGTTGGTGCGGCCCAAAGTGGTGGCGTTGGGCCTGTCGATGACACTGTTCCCGTTGCCTGTGGCTGCCATCGCCGAGGTGGTGCAAGAATGGGGCGGCAAGGTCTTTTTCGATGGCGCCCACCAGGCCGGGCTGATCGCCGGCGGCCAATTCCAGAATCCGCTGGCCGAAGGCGCCGATGTGCTCACCGGCTCCGCCGGCAAGACGTTCAGCGGCCCGCAGAGCGGCATGATCCTCTGGAACGACCCCGCCCTGACCGTCCCCCTCACCCATGCCATCTTCCCCGTGCTGGCCGCCACGCACCAGGTCAACCGGGTGGCGGCTCTGGCCGTCGCCGCCGCCGAGATGATCGGCTTCGGCAAAGTCTACATGGCCCAGATCGTGCGCAACGCGCAGGCGCTGGCCGCCGCCCTCGATGCCCGCGGCGTCCCCATCCTGGGCAAACACAAAGGCTATACGGCCACCCACCAGGTCATCGCCGATGTCGGTCAGCTGGGCGGCGGCCTGGAGGTGGCCCATCTGCTGGCGCGAGCGAACATCATCACCAACAAGAACCTACTCCCCACCGACCGGCCCGAAGATTGGGATCGGCCCAGTGGCCTGCGCATGGGCGCCATCGAGCTGACGCGGCTGGGGATGAAGGAAACGCAGATGGAGCAGGTTGCCGGCTTCATCGCCCGCGTGCTGATCGCCAAAGAACCGCCCAACAGCGTGTTGGAAGACGTGATCGAATTCCGCCAGGCCTATCAAACCCTCTATTACTGTTTCGAGAACGGTCTGCCTTGA
- a CDS encoding MFS transporter has protein sequence MQTASVMTRASRSLQRTFVSLHSPNYRLWFIGQLVSLVGTWMQATAQGYLMFELTKSPAFLGYVGFASGLPSWLFTLYGGVIADRMSRRTLMVITQSAMMVLAFLLAGLVFTGRILPWHIIAIALALGVANAFDAPARQAFVVELVDRDDLTNAIALNATMFNAAVVVGPAIAAAVYALLGPAWCFTINGLSFIAVIVALLLMKLAPQASQPKRSSALSQLKEGLRYTSAHPTIRAIILNLGMISLFGVSILTLLPAWSVDILGGDVKTNGLLLSARGIGSLTGALLIAWLGQRQPRGRMWTIGSLMMPVVLAVFAIARWLPLSMVAMMGLGWAFMVQANISNSLVQTAVPDALRGRVMGIYTLVFFGAMPLGSLLAGGGAHWLGESGIVLFCAVVLALTAALIWLRLPSMRKLT, from the coding sequence ATGCAAACCGCCTCCGTTATGACGCGCGCCTCGCGCAGCTTGCAGCGGACTTTCGTCTCGCTGCACTCGCCCAACTACCGCTTGTGGTTCATCGGCCAGTTGGTTTCATTGGTGGGCACCTGGATGCAGGCCACTGCCCAGGGCTACCTGATGTTCGAGCTGACCAAGTCCCCGGCTTTCCTGGGTTACGTCGGCTTTGCCTCTGGATTGCCATCGTGGTTGTTCACCCTCTACGGCGGCGTCATTGCCGACCGCATGTCCCGGCGCACCTTGATGGTGATCACGCAGAGCGCCATGATGGTGCTGGCCTTCTTGCTGGCCGGGCTGGTATTCACCGGCCGCATCCTCCCCTGGCACATCATCGCCATCGCCCTGGCGCTGGGGGTTGCCAACGCCTTCGATGCGCCGGCAAGGCAGGCTTTCGTGGTCGAATTGGTGGATCGCGACGACCTGACCAATGCCATCGCCCTCAACGCCACCATGTTCAACGCCGCCGTGGTCGTTGGCCCGGCCATTGCCGCCGCCGTCTATGCCCTGCTCGGCCCGGCCTGGTGCTTCACCATCAACGGCCTCTCCTTCATCGCCGTCATCGTCGCCTTGCTGCTGATGAAGCTGGCGCCACAGGCGTCGCAGCCCAAACGCAGTTCGGCGCTATCCCAATTGAAAGAAGGGCTGCGCTACACCTCCGCCCATCCCACCATCCGCGCGATCATCCTCAACCTGGGCATGATCAGTCTGTTTGGCGTCAGCATCCTCACGCTTCTCCCGGCCTGGTCGGTCGACATCCTGGGCGGCGATGTCAAGACCAACGGCCTGCTGCTCTCGGCGCGCGGGATCGGCTCACTGACGGGGGCGCTGCTGATCGCCTGGTTGGGCCAACGTCAGCCGCGCGGGCGGATGTGGACGATCGGTAGCCTGATGATGCCGGTCGTCCTGGCTGTTTTCGCCATCGCCCGCTGGCTACCGCTGTCGATGGTGGCCATGATGGGCTTGGGCTGGGCGTTCATGGTCCAGGCCAATATCTCCAACTCTCTGGTGCAGACCGCCGTCCCCGACGCCCTGCGCGGGCGGGTGATGGGCATCTACACCCTGGTCTTTTTTGGCGCCATGCCGTTGGGTTCGCTGCTGGCCGGGGGCGGCGCCCACTGGTTGGGCGAGTCTGGCATCGTTCTCTTTTGCGCTGTCGTTCTGGCCCTCACCGCCGCCTTGATCTGGCTGCGGCTGCCTTCCATGCGCAAACTGACCTGA
- a CDS encoding FAD binding domain-containing protein, protein MTRWQTYHLADSVTDALVALSNAPGPACIIGGGTDLLLDIEQGRHAPVHTLVDVTRIVEMTAVEKQEDGIFVGAAVPLSRLVDSPLLAEHVPALVEACALIGGPQVRNTATLGGNVAHALPAGDGAIALIALDAKAEIASTGGRRLLPVADLYRGPGQSALHPTADLLVGFHLARRGSGEASAFRRVMRPQGVAIAILNMGVWLRRSGGVIASIRLAAGPAGPTPRRLRQTEATLSGQAPTSAALDAALDALLAETRFRTSPHRASAAYRRHLAGVLLHETMLAAWEQTPAD, encoded by the coding sequence ATGACCCGCTGGCAAACCTACCACCTGGCTGACTCCGTCACCGATGCCCTGGTCGCCCTTTCCAATGCGCCCGGCCCGGCCTGCATCATCGGCGGCGGCACCGACCTCCTGCTCGACATCGAGCAGGGCCGCCATGCCCCCGTCCACACCCTGGTGGACGTGACCCGCATCGTCGAAATGACGGCTGTGGAAAAACAGGAAGATGGCATCTTCGTCGGCGCGGCCGTCCCCTTGTCCCGCCTGGTTGATTCTCCGCTCCTGGCCGAGCACGTCCCGGCGTTGGTCGAGGCCTGCGCCCTGATCGGCGGGCCACAGGTGCGCAACACGGCCACGCTCGGCGGCAACGTCGCCCACGCCCTGCCTGCTGGCGATGGCGCCATCGCCCTGATTGCCCTGGATGCAAAGGCCGAGATCGCCAGCACCGGGGGACGCCGCCTGCTTCCTGTCGCCGACCTCTATCGCGGCCCCGGCCAATCGGCCCTCCACCCCACCGCCGATCTCCTCGTCGGCTTCCACCTGGCCCGGCGCGGGAGCGGTGAAGCCTCGGCCTTCCGCCGAGTGATGCGTCCGCAGGGCGTGGCTATCGCCATCCTCAATATGGGGGTTTGGCTACGGCGGTCGGGCGGGGTGATTGCCTCGATCCGGCTGGCGGCCGGGCCGGCCGGCCCCACACCCCGCCGCCTGCGCCAGACCGAGGCGACGTTGTCCGGTCAGGCGCCTACAAGCGCCGCCCTCGACGCCGCCCTCGACGCCCTCCTGGCCGAAACCCGCTTCCGCACCAGCCCCCACCGGGCATCTGCCGCTTATCGGCGGCATTTGGCCGGCGTTTTGCTACACGAAACAATGCTCGCTGCCTGGGAACAAACTCCGGCAGACTGA
- a CDS encoding FAD-dependent monooxygenase: MSAPPAVTGVDVLIAGAGPAGMSTALHLCRADPSWARRILVVDKAIFPRPKLCGGGVTQPGADILTGLGLEFDSVHITIDEVHFVLGEVAYVLHGAPAFRVVRRDEFDHWLVQQGEKQGVEVRQGEAIAGVVAQPDGIEVQTERGAYRARVLVAADGSNGAVRRSLHWDDGGRKARLLEVLTPEAGDHPAFAQGRAVFDFTPLRRGLQGYYWDFPSLVGGQPFMNRGVYDSRAVAGGPRLDLKNVLAEALARRNLHLPEYALKGHPLHWFDSAAVLSRPHVLLAGDAAGADPLLGEGISFALAYGKVAAAAILTAFQQDDFSFDDYTQRIGNDPILRQLRGRSQVATLLYRLSGRPGLAQSAWTLAPLLLRLASWLRPAYFPIATPRLTRLA; encoded by the coding sequence ATGTCCGCGCCGCCAGCGGTCACAGGAGTCGATGTCCTCATTGCTGGCGCCGGCCCGGCCGGCATGTCCACGGCCCTGCACCTTTGCCGGGCCGACCCGTCCTGGGCGCGGCGCATCCTGGTGGTGGACAAAGCCATCTTCCCGCGCCCCAAACTGTGCGGTGGCGGCGTCACCCAGCCCGGCGCCGACATCCTGACCGGCCTGGGCTTGGAGTTCGACTCGGTGCACATCACCATCGACGAAGTCCACTTCGTCTTGGGCGAGGTCGCCTATGTGCTGCACGGTGCGCCGGCCTTTCGCGTCGTCCGCCGCGATGAGTTCGACCACTGGCTGGTACAGCAGGGCGAGAAACAGGGTGTGGAGGTGCGCCAGGGCGAAGCGATCGCGGGCGTTGTTGCGCAGCCGGACGGGATCGAAGTGCAGACTGAGCGGGGGGCCTACCGGGCGCGGGTGCTGGTGGCCGCGGATGGCTCCAACGGCGCCGTGCGCCGCAGCCTGCACTGGGACGACGGCGGCCGCAAGGCCCGCCTGCTGGAGGTGCTGACGCCCGAAGCCGGCGACCACCCGGCCTTTGCCCAGGGCCGGGCCGTGTTCGATTTCACGCCGCTACGGCGGGGATTGCAGGGCTACTATTGGGACTTCCCCAGCCTGGTCGGCGGCCAGCCATTCATGAACCGTGGCGTCTACGATAGCCGCGCCGTTGCTGGCGGCCCGCGCCTCGATCTGAAGAACGTCCTGGCCGAGGCATTGGCGCGCCGGAATCTTCACCTGCCGGAATACGCCCTGAAAGGCCATCCCCTGCACTGGTTCGATAGTGCCGCCGTCCTCTCGCGCCCACACGTCCTCCTCGCCGGCGACGCCGCCGGGGCCGACCCGCTTCTGGGCGAGGGCATCAGCTTTGCCCTGGCCTATGGCAAGGTCGCAGCTGCTGCGATCCTCACCGCCTTCCAGCAAGACGATTTCAGCTTCGATGACTATACGCAGCGCATTGGCAACGATCCGATCTTGCGCCAATTGCGGGGTCGCAGCCAGGTCGCGACCCTGCTGTATCGGCTGAGCGGGCGTCCGGGGCTGGCCCAATCCGCCTGGACGCTGGCGCCGCTGCTCTTGCGCCTGGCCTCCTGGCTTCGCCCGGCCTACTTCCCCATTGCGACCCCGCGCCTGACCCGTCTGGCCTGA